CTGATCACTCCGGGCCCCTTCGCGCGTACGTCACGTACGGGTGCGACTACCTACCGTCAGGCAGCGGCTCCGCCGCGGCCCGCCGCGAGGCGCGGCAGCACACGGAAGCCGATGCCGCCGGCGATCATCGTGGCGGCACCGATGATCAGGAACGTGGTCTGGCCCGCACCGGTCTCGGCGAGCTCCTTGCCACCACCCTGCGCGCTGGTGTCGGCGGCGGCGTCCGAGGTGTCGGTCAGCGCGGAGCTGCCCTCCTCCTGGGTGGAGGTGCCGTCGGTGTCGGTACCGCCCGCGGTGGAGCCGCCGCCGGTGGTGCCGGAACCGCCGGTGCTGCTCGAACCGCCGGTGGAGTCGTCACCGCCGGTGGTCGAGCCGCCGCCGGAGGTCGAGCTGCCACCGGTGGTGGAGCCGCCCGTGGTGGTGGAGCCACCGGTCGTGGTGGAACCGCCGGTGGTGGTGGAGCCGCCCGTGGTGGTCGAACCGCCCGTGGTGGTGGAGCCACCGGTCGTGGTGGAACCGCCCGTGGTGGTGGAGCCACCGGTCTCGGTCCCACCGGTCTCCGTGCCGCCGGTCTCGGTCCCACCGGTCTCGGTCCCGCCGGTCTCCGTGCCGCCGGTCTCGGTCCCGCCGGTCTCCGTGCCGCCGGTCTCGGTCCCGCCGGTCTCCGTGCCGCCGTTCTCGCTCCCGCCGTTCTCCGTGCCGCCGGTCTCGCACTCCGGGGTGACGATGATGGTGCAGTCGTCCTCGCCGTCCATGGGGACGATCGTGCTCGTGTCGACAAGCGCGTCATCGTCGGCCGAGGCGACGCCGGCGACCGTCAGCGAAGCGCCCGCGGCGATCATGGCGCCGGCGGCTATGCGCGCGAAACGGATCCGCGTCTTCTTGGTCATATAGCTGCTACCCCCAGTAGCTGAATCGTCGATGAGGCCGCGTCCGGGGCCGTGATCGACGGAGGTAGCTGAGATGTAGCCGAAGCCCCCGGTTCACATGCGCCCCAGAGATACGCATGCCACACTGCACCTTCCCCACTTTTCAAAGCATCGTCAAGGTCGTTGCGTACGCAATGTCCAAGTCGGGGCGCTTTGCGTGTCGTTGGTGCTGTGAATGTGATGTAAAAAGCAACCGCCCCTGATTCAGGGGCGGTTGCCTTGTCGACAAAGTTACTTCTCTTGCTGCTTGCGCCAGCGAATTCCGGCTTCCAGGAACCCGTCGATCTCACCGTTGAACACGGCCTCGGGGTTACCGACCTCGAACTCGGTGCGCAGGTCCTTGACCATCTGGTACGGGTGCAGGACGTACGAACGCATCTGGTTGCCCCAGGAGTTGCCGCCGTCGCCCTTGAGCGCGTCCATCTTGGCCTGCTCCTCCTGCCGGCGCCGGTCGAGCAGCTTGGCCTGGAGGACGTTCATCGCGGACGCCTTGTTCTGGATCTGCGACCGCTCGTTCTGGCAGGAGACGACGATGCCGGTGGGGAGGTGGGTGAGGCGCACCGCGGAGTCGGTGGTGTTCACGCCCTGGCCGCCGGGACCGGAGGACCGGTAGACGTCGACCCGCAGCTCGGACTCGTCGATCTCGATGTGGTCGGTGGTCTCCACCACGGGAAGGATCTCGACACCCGCGAAGGAGGTCTGCCGACGCCCCTGGTTGTCGAAGGGGGAGATGCGCACGAGCCGGTGCGTGCCCTGCTCCACGGAGAGGGTGCCGTAGGCGTACGGGATCTGCACGGCGAAGGTGGTCGACTTGATGCCGGCCTCTTCGGCGTACGACGTCTCGTAGATCTCGGTCTTGTAGCCGTGTTGCTCCGCCCACCGCAGGTACATCCGCTGGAGCTTCTCCGCGAAGTCGGCGGCGTCGACGCCACCGGCCTCGGCACGGATGTTCACGAGTGCCTCGCGGGAGTCGTACTCGCCGCTGAGCAGCGTACGGACCTCCATCTCGTCCAGCGCCTTCTTGACGGAGGTGAGCTCGGACTCGGCCTCGGCGAGGGTGTCCGGGTCGTCCTCCTCCTGGGCCATCTCGAACAGCACGGAGAGATCGTCGATCCGGCTGCGCAGCGCGTCCGCCTTCCTGACCTCGGCCTGGAGGTGGGACAGCTTGCTGGTGATCTTCTGCGCCTCGTCCGGGTTGTCCCACAGGGACGGCGCGGCCGCCTGCTCCTCGAGCACGGCGATATCTGCCCTCAGCTTGTCGAGGTCCAGAACGGCCTCGATCGACTCCATGGTCGAGGAGAGGGACTTGAGCTCTTCGGATACATCGACGACTGCCACGCCTCCAGCCTAACGGACCCGGCATCCGAGCCCGTCCGGCCTCGGCTGCCGAGCCCCGGTCAGGACATTCCGGCCCGTCCGGCGGTCGAGGACGAGGCCCCTTCAGGGCCGAAGCGGGGGTCCGGGGGCGGCAGCCGCCAGGGTCAGGGGGACGCCGGCGTCGAGTTCTTCGTGTCCTGCGGAGTCGCCCCCGCGTCGTCGCCGGAGGTGGCCGCCCAGGTGCCGATGCCCGCCGCGGCGACCAGCGCCACCGCCGCCACACCCAGCGTGATCCGGCGCCGCCGGGTGGCGGAACGGTTCCGTGCCGAGCCGGGGCGCGGCGCGCCGGCCGCCCTCGGTACCCGTGCCGTGCCGTGCGCCCCGCCCGCCAGCTCGTCCGGCGCGGGCACCCGCATCGACGTGTGGGTGTCCCGGTTGGAGTCCGGCTTGGCGCCGGGCACCAGCGGGACCGACCCGCGCCGTACCCGTCCGGAGGGAGCAGAGGGAGAGGACGCGGAGGGCGCGGTCTCGGCCGGCTCGCCCTCCCCTTCCTCCTGCTCCGGGTCCGGCTCGTCGACGTCCAGCGGCGGCATCCCGGCCAGCGTCGGCAGCTGCTCCCGCAGCCGTGCCGCCAGCTCGGACGCCCGCAGCCGGGACGCCGGCGCCTTCGCCAGGCACTGCACGAGGAGCTGCCACAGCTCGTCCGTGATGCCGGGGAGCGGGGCGACGGACTCGGTGACGTGACGGCGCAGCACCGCGCCGGGGTGGCCGCCGCCGAACGGTGTGAAGCCCGCGAGGAGCTCGTACAGCACGGTCGCCAGGGCGTAGATGTCCACCGAGGCGCGCGGCGGCAGGCCCTCCACGATCTCCGGCGCCAGGTAGTCCGGCGTGCCGATGATCTTCGTGGCGCGGGTCCGTTTGGGGGTGTCGATCAGTTTCGCGACGCCGAAGTCGGTCAGCAGCGCGCGGTGCGAGCCGCCGGGGCCGAGCGGGCCCTGCATGTCGAGCAGGATGTTCTCGGGCTTCACGTCCCGGTGCACGATCCCGGCCGCGTGCGCGGCGGCCAGTCCCTCGGCGATGTCCGCGACGATCGCCACGGCGGCCTCGGGCGCGAGCCGCCGGTCCCTCTCGAGGCGGGTACGCAGGTCCGTGCCGCGGACGAGGTCCATGACCAGGGCCAGGTCGTTGCCGTCGACCACCAGGTCCCGTACGGACACCACGTGCGGGTGCTCCAGGCCGAGCAGTGCCGTGCGCTCCTGCACGAAGCGGCCCACGAGCTCCTCGTCGGAGGCGAGGTCCTCGCGCAGCAGCTTTACGGCGACGGGTCCGTCCGGTCCCTCGCCCAGCCACACCGTGCCGGCGCTGCCCCGTCCCAGGATCTGGTGGGCGGTGTACCGGCTGCCGATCTTCCGTGCCAAGGCTGCTCCTACAGACGCGTGTTGCCCATCAAAGTACGCGTCCGAGGAGCCAACCTTCACCGCGGAGACGGAAATCACCCGTCGGATGTCGACAAGTACACAAACTCGCGGTCAGGACCGGAGTCCGTGCCGGTCGCCGGTGCCTCAGTTGCCGGCGCCGCCCGTGCCGCCGCCGCCCGAGTCGGCCAGGTCGCCGATCCAGCCGGTGACGTCGTTGAACCAGCCGCTGATCAGCTGCCAGTAGTTCTTGCCGGTGCCGATCCAGCCCTGGAGCGGGCTCAGCTCCCAGATCAGCCATCCGGCCACGAACAGGATGACGATCGTGAACAGGCAGCCCTTCAGGCAGCCGAGCCCGGGGATCTTCATCGGGTTGGCACTGCGCTGTCTCGGCTCGCGCGGCTGACGGGGTTCCGGCTCGGGCCGCTGCCTCGGCTGCTGCTGAGGCTGCGGCGCGTACCGCTGGGGCTGCTGTTGCGGCTGCTGGTGCTGCGGCGCGTACTGCTGCTGCGGCTGCCCCTGGTACCCGTAACCGGGGGGCTGCTGCTGGCGCTGCTGAGGTCGTTGCTGCTGCTGAGGCCGCTGTTGCTGCTGGTTCTGCTGCGGATACGGCTGCTGCGGCTGCTGCTGGCGGGAGACCTGCCGCTGGGGGCGGCGGCGCAGCGGGTCGTCGCCGGGGTCGAGGTACTGCTGGACCTGCGTCGGCTCGTTGCGGTCGCGGGCGGCCCGCATCTGGGACTGCCAGGGATGCGGCTCCTGGCCCTGCTGGCCCTGCTGTCCCGGCTGGTGCGGCGGCACCGGCGGCAGGACGGCCGTCGGATCGGCGGCGCCCGCCGGACCGCTGGTGTGCGGCAGCACGGCGGTGGGGTCGGCGGCGCCCGCGGGACCGCTGGTGTGCGGCAGCACGGCGGTGGGGTCGGCGGCGCCCGCGGGACCGCTGGTGTGCGGCAGGACACTGGTCGCGGCGTTCGGGTCGTAGGCGCCGCCCGGCACGGTCGCGGGCGCCGGGTCGGGCGTGAGCAGGTGGCCGACGCCGTCGGCGGCGGCGATCTGCATCGAGTTCGCGTGCACCCCGATGCCCTCGGCGACGATGCGCAGCCCGCGCGCGAGGTTCTCGGCGCTCGGCCGGTCGTCGGGGTTCTTGCGCAGGCAGCGCTCGATGACCGTCCACAGCGGGTCCGGGACCGTGGACGGGCGGCGCGGCTCGGCGTTCAGGTGCTGGTGGAGGACCTCCAGGGCGGAGCCGCCGGAGAACGGCGGACGCCCGGTGACCAGCTCGTACAGCAGGATGCCGGCGCCGTAGATGTCCACGGCCGAGGTCTGCGGGCGGCCCTCGGCGGACTCCGGCGCGACGTACGCGGGCGTGCCGACGAACTCGCTGGTCCGGGTCAGGCCCGGGGAGTCGGCGAGGCGCGCGATGCCGAAGTCGGTGAGCAGCGGGTGCATCTGCCCGCCGTTCTGCATCAACAGGACGTTGGCCGGCTTCAGGTCGCGGTGCACCACGCCGTCGGCGTGGCTGGCGGCGAGCGCGTCGGCGACCTGGGCGGTGAGCAGGGCGGCGGCGACGGGCGTGAAGGGGCCGTTCTCGCGCAGGTAGCGGTGCAGGTCGGGGCCGTCGACGAGGTCCATGACCAGCGCCAGCAGATCGCCCTCGACGACCAGGTCACGGACCCGGACGATGTTCGGGTGGGTCAGGCGCAGCAGCACCGACCGCTCGCGCAAAAAGCGCATCACGACATCGGGGTCGTTCGCGAGCTCCTCCTTGAGGACCTTGATCGCGACGGTCTCCCCGGGCTGGCCGGCCACGGCCGCCTCGGCGCCCGCGGTCTCGCGCTGGCGGGCTCGCCAGACGGTGCCCGTGGCGCCGCGTCCGAGCGGCTCCTCGAGCAGGTACTTGCTGCCGACTGGCCGCACGTCACGCGCTCCCTGCTGCTTGCTTGCCTGTCCTGTCCGTGTTCCGACCCACTGTAGTGCCGCAGTGCGGACACCGGGCCGTCGTCCTTATCCGAAGGAAAGACGCTCGACCCGGTCTTTCTGGTTGCCGGGGCCGGACGTGACCGATCTCAACTGATCGCCGGTGACGCACTTGTCAGGCACTTTTGCGGGCAGAGCCGACCAATCAAGATCACTTGTCCCCGGGTATGGGGCGCGTTGTCAGTGACAGGTGCGAGGATGCCTTCAGTACTGGCCGCTGTGCTCGTGTGGGGTGGGGGGAAGTCCGCGCCCGTGCAGAAGGGACCGCTGACGGCGATGCAGATCCGGCTGACCGTCGTAGACCCGACGGGCCCGCCCTTCCCCGCGCCGGGCTCCGCTCGCGCCGGGGGACCTCAGGCGCGGGCCCGCACCGCGAGCTGCGACGTGCTGGTCACGGCGCCCGCCGGCACGGCGCTGGCCGCGGTGGCGTCCGCGCTGGCCGCCGCGGTCTCCGGGGAGGGCGCCCCATCGGCCTCCTCCGCGGCCGCGGTCGTGCTCTACGCGGGCGTGGAGCGGCTCGACACCCAGCGCTGCACGCTCGGCGAGCCGCCGCTGATAGACGGCGCCGTGCTGTCCCTGGGCGCCCCGGCCGACCCCGAGCCGCACCCCGAGGTCGACGAGGCCCCGGCCCGTCTGCACGTGGTGGCCGGGCCCGACGCGGGCGGGGTCCATCTGCTGCACGGCGGCCAGGTCCGCGTGGGCCGCTCCGCCGACGCCGACGTACCCCTCGACGACCCGGACGTCTCGCGCCTGCACTGCGCGGTGACGCTCTCCCCCGAGGGCCGGGTCACGGTCGCCGACCTCGGCTCCACCAACGGCACCACCCTGGACGGCGCCCGGGTACAGGCCCGTCCCGTCCGCCTCACCCCCGGCGCCCTTCTGCGCGTCGGCGAGTCGGCCCTGCGCCTGGCCCCGCCCGGCGGCCCCGGTCCACGGGCGGCGACCACTCCGGACGGCGAGGGCCACGTCCGGGTGCCCTGCGCGGGCCCGGACCCGGCGCCGGACGGCGGCCCGTCCGGCGACCGCCCCGGCCCGGTCACGGGCGCGGCACACGCGCGTGCGGCGGGCGACGGCGCGGGCGACCGGGAAGGCCCCTCGGGCCCGACCGGCCACGCCTACGGCACGGTGGACTGGAACGGCTCGCCGGAGGGCCGGGGCGGGCAGACACGCGGCGCCGGGGAGACCCACTCGGCGCCTGCGGTGGTGCCCGGCCAGGGCACGGCGCCGCGCATCGAGAGCCGGCGCGTCGGCGAGGCACGCACAGGTGACCCCGTGCGCCGCAACCAGCCCGGAGCGGTTCCCTCCGGCGGCGTGTCCGGAGCGGGTGAAGGCTCCTCGGCCACCCACGCCGGCCACTCGGGCCTCGGCTCGTTCACCGGGACGTACGACGACGTCCGTGGACCGCACGGCGCGCCGGAGGACGCGGGCGCCCCGCAGCGCCCCGCCGCCTCCGCGCCCGACCCCGCCGCCCCGTCCGGCCCTCCGTCCGCTTCCCCGCCCGCGCCCTCCTACGACGACGCCCCCGAAGCCGATCCCCGCGCGGCCGCCCGCCGCAAAGGCACCCCGCTGCGCGGCACCGACGTGCCCCCGGGCGTGCGGAAACGCGGAGGTCTCTCCGCGTGGGCGCGCCGGCTGGCCGGCGGTCGCGGCGACGCGCAGGACACGGACGCCCCCGGGACCTACGAGGAGGAGGCGGCCGGAGCGCAGTCGTACCCGTCGGCCGCCGCGTCCCCCGTACCCGAGACCTGGCCGGACCCGGCGGCGCTGCTGCTGACGGCGCTGGGCCCGGGCCCCCGGCTGTGGGAACGCGGCCCGGGGCATCCGGAGGCGCTCACCGTGCGGCTCGGCACCGCCGACCGGCCGGCGCCCGACGGCTCGGGCCTGCTGCCCGCCGTACCGGTGACGACGGGGCTGCGCGAGGTCGGCGCGCTCGGTCTGGCCGGGCCGCGCCCGCGACTGTCCGGGCTGGCGCGCGCGGTACTGGCCCAGCTCGCCGCGCTGCACTCCCCCGACACCCTGGAAATCGTCCTGATCAGCACGGACCGCGCGCGTTCCGAGGAGGAGCGCGTCGCCGAGTGGTCCTGGCTGGGCTGGCTGCCGCAGCTGCGCCCCGGGCACGGCCAGGACTGCCGTCTCCTGCTCGCCTACGACCGCGACCAGGCCACGGCCCGCGCCGACGAGCTGCTGCGCCGCCTGGAGGACCACCTGGCCGACAGCGCGGGCGGCTCGAGCGGTACGGGACCGGCCCAGGTACCCGCGCCCCGCAACGCCGGCCGCCGCCCCTCCTGGGCCGTGCCGGACGAGTCGGGCGACGGCGACTTCCCCGGCCCGTACACGGTGGTCGTCGTGGACGGCGATCCCGGCGGCGCCGACCTGCGCGAGGCGGTGGCCCGGCTGGCGGTCGCCGGACCGCGCGCCGGGATACACGTCGTCTGTCTGGCCGAGACGCCGGCCGCCTCCCCTTCCTCTCCGGTGACCGAGACCTACGAAGCGGCCTGTGCGGCGGCGCCCACCTTCCGCGCGTGCGGAGCCGTCGCGCTGCTCAGCGGGGACGTGGCGACGGCGCTGCGGCTGCTGCGGGTCGCGCCGGCCGGGGCGGAGACGGAGCGGCCCGGCCCGGTGGGACCCGGCACGGTCGGCGCGGTGGACGCGGTCTCCCTCGCCTGGGCCGAACGCTTCGCGCGGGCCCTCGCGCCGCTGCGCCCGGACGGCGCGGGCGGCGGCGGTGAGCGGCACACGCGGGTGTCGGCTCCGCTGCCCCAGTCGGCCCGGCTCCTGGACAAGCTCGGGCTCGCCCGGGCCACGCCCGCCTCGCTGATGGCCCGCTGGGCGGACGCGGCGGACGACGCCGAGGCGCTCGGCGGACGGGCGTGGGCCGTGCTCGGCGCGGGGCCGCGCGGCCCGGTCGGCGTGGACCTGGTCGCCGAGGGCCCGCACCTGCTGATCGAGGGCCCGACCGGCAGCGGGCGTACGGAACTGCTGCGGGCGGTCGTGGCCTCGCTGGCCGCCGCCGAGCGGCCGGACCGGCTGGGCATCATCCTGCTGGACGGCCGCGACACCGTCGGCAAGGGCGGCGGCGGTCACGGCGACGGCCTGCGGATCTGTACGGACGTACCGCATGTCACCACCCACCTCACCGCCAACGACCCGGTCCGCATGCGGGAGTTCGCGCAGTCGCTGAGCGCCGAGCTGAAGCGGCGGTCCGAACTGCTGGGCCGTTCCGGCTTCGCGGAGTGGCACACGCAGCGCGCGGTGTCCGGCCGTATCGTCCCGCAACGCACCCCGAACGCCCCGTCCCCGGCAGCCGGGCTCGGCGGCGGCTCCGGCGGCGCCGCCGACATCGAGGCCCCGCCCAGCGCCACCCTGCGGCTGCGCCCGGGAGCGGCCGCCCGGCAGCGGGCCGAGGCGGCGCCCCCGCTGCCCCGTCTGGTGGTGGTCGTCGACGACCTGGACGCGCTCGTCTCACCCGCCCTCGGCTCCCCGGGCCGGCCGGCCGCCGGCTCGGTCATGCGCGCGCTGGAGGCGGTGGCCCGCGAGGGCGAGCGGCTCGGCGTGCACCTGGTGGGCGCGGCAGGCCCCGGCGGCCGTACGGCGGAGTCGGAACCGGCCCGGCTGTCCACCGTTCGGATCACTCTGGACCCGCCGGGTTCCGGCACGGACGAACCGGCGCCGGGCCGCGGCCGTCTCAAGGGCGCGGACGGCCGCCTCACCCCCTTCCAGGGCGGCCGCGTCACGGGCCGCATCCCCCGCACGGCGACACTGCGCCCCACGGTCGTCCCCCTGGAGTGGCAGCGCATGGGCGACCCCCCGGCCCGTCGCCCGGTACGGGAACTCGGCAACGGCCCGACGGACCTGGCCCTGCTGGCCAGCGCCCTGGAGCGAGCCGCGCGGCAACTCAGTCCGTCCGGGGGCGCACCCGCCGGGGGCGCGTGAGGACGAGGCCCTTCAGAGCCGAAGCCGGCCCGAGCGGGGCCCGAGCAGGCGACCGGGGGCGGTGGCCCCTGGTCGACGCCCGGGCCGGGCAACGCGCACCGGTCTCGCATCGACAATCGCGCACCTTGCGATCACGACGCGGTCACGATCCCCCGCTTGACAGCACAGGCGCCCTTGCCGAGCCCAGGCACCCGGCGTAGACCAGTGCTCACGGGACAGCGCTCGAACGTTCACGAGTCGACGAGGACGAAGAACGGGGCAGTGATGCGCAGCACGAGCAACACCATCGGGACACGCAGAACCGTGAAGGCGGCCGCCACGCTCCTGGCGGGAGCGCTCGCGCTCTCGCTCACGGCGTGCGGCAGCGACGACGACAAGAGCGGCGGAAGCGACAGCAGCACCGGAAGCAAGGAATCCGGCGGCACCCTCACCCTCCCCAAGCTCGACGGCACCACGCTCGAAGTGGCCGCCGTATGGACCGGCACCGAACAGGCGAACTTCAAGAAGGTCCTCGCCGAGTTCGAGAAACGCACCGGCGCGAAGATCACCTTCGTGCCCGCCCAGGACCCGATCATCAACTTCCTCGGCTCGAAGATCGCGGGCGGCTCACCGCCGGACGTGGCGATGCTGCCGCAGCCCGGCGCCATCAAGCAGGCCGCCGACAAGGGCTGGGCCAAACCGCTGGGCGCCGAGGCCCAGGCGGAGCTCGCGAAGAACTACTCGCAGGGCTGGCAGGACATCGGGAAGGTGGGCGACAAGCAGTACGGCGTCTACTACAAGGCCGCCAACAAGTCGCTGATCTGGTACAACGCCAAGGTCTTCGAGAACGCGGGCGCCTCCGACCCCGCGACGTGGAAGGACCTGCTGACCACCGCGCAGACGGTGTACGACTCCGGCGTCACCCCGTTCTCGATCGGCGGCGCCGACGGCTGGACCCTCACCGACTGGTTCGAGAACGTCTACCTCTCCCAGGCGGGCCCGGAGAAGTACGACCAGCTCGCCCAGCACAAGATCAAGTGGACGGACCCCTCCGTGAAGGAGGCCCTGACCACCCTGGCCCAGGTCTGGGGCAAGAAGGACTGGGTGGCGGGCGGCGCGAGCGGCGCGCTCCAGACCGAGTTCCCGGCCTCGGTGACCCAGACCTTCACCGGCGGCGAGCAGCCGAAGGCGGCCATGGTCTACGAGGGCGACTTCGTGCAGGTCAACATCGCCGACACCAAGTCGAAGGTCGGCACGGACGCCAAGGTGTTCCCGTTCCCGAAGGTCGGCGACACCGCGCCGGTGGTCTCCGGCGGTGACGCGGCCGTCATCCTGAAGGACTCCAAGGGCGCGCAGGCGCTGGCGACCTTCCTGGCCTCGCCGGACGCGGCGGAGATCCAGGCGAAGCTCGGCGGCTATCTCTCGCCGAACAAGAACGTCGACGTCTCCGTGTACCCGAACGAGGTCCAGCAGACGATCGCCAAGGCGCTGGTCGCGGCCGGCGACGACTTCCGCTTCGACATGTCCGACCAGGCCCCGCAGGCCTTCGGCGGCACCCCCGGCAAGGGCGAGTGGAAGGACCTCCAGGACTTCCTGAAGAACCCGACGGACGTGGCCGGCATCCAGGCGAAACTGGAGTCGGACGCGGCAGCGGCGTACGGGAACTGACGCGGAGATGGCGACGCCCGCGGCGGCGGGGGCTCCCGGGGCCCCCGCCCCTCCTCGCTCGCGCAAGAGTGTGACCGGCACCCGAAGGACCGTGGCCGCGCTGTTCCTGCTGCCCGCCCTGGTGCTGCTCGGCGCACTCGTGGTCTACCCGATCGGGTACTCGGTCGTGCGCAGTTTCTACGACCAGTCCGGCGACGGCTTCGCCGGCGTCGACAACTACAAGGCCCTCTTCACGGACGACGGCATCCGTACCGCCCTGAAGAACAACGTGATCTGGGTGGTGTTCGCGCCGACGGTCGCGACCGTGCTCGGTCTGATCTTCGCGGTGCTGACCGAACGGGTGCGCTGGGGCACCGCGTTCAAGCTGGTCGTCTTCATGCCGATGGCGATCTCGATGCTCGCCGCCGGCATCATCTTCCGGCTGGTCTACGACCAGGACCCGGACAAGGGCGTCGCCAACGCGGTGTGGGTGGGCGTCCACGACACGTTCGCCGAGTCGTCGGCGTTCCCGAAGGCCCACCCGGGCCGCGACTCGCCGCTGCGAGCGGAAGACGGCGGCTTCGTCACCAGGACCCCGGTCCGCACGGGCGTCCCGGTCGCCCTTCCGCTGGTCGGCGTCGCCCCCGACCAGATGCCCGGCAGCGCGGAGAAGGCGGCGAAGGCGCGGCCCGAACAAGGTGAGATCACCGGGACCGCCTGGCAGGACTTCACCCGCGGCAAGGGCGTCGGCACCCTCGGCGCGCCCGACCCGTCCGAACTGGGCTACGCCGGAATGAGGATCGAGGCGGTGAAGGACGGCAAGGTGGTGGCCTCGACGAAGGCGGCCGACGACGGCACCTTCACGCTTCCGGCCAAGGCCGACGGCGCCCTGCTCCGGCTGCCCGCGAGCAACTTCAAGGAGGCGTACAACGGCCTGGACTGGCTCGGCCCGTCGCTGGTCACGCCGGCGATCATCGGCTCGTACATCTGGATGTGGGCGGGCTTCGCGATGGTGCTGATCGCGGCCGGCCTCGCGGGGATTCCGCGGGAACTGCTCGAAGCGGCCCGGGTGGACGGCGCCAACGAGTGGCAGGTGTTCCGCAGAGTCACCGTCCCGCTCCTGGCACCGGTCCTCGCGGTCGTCGCCGTCACCCTGATGATCAACGTGCTGAAGGTCTTCGACCTG
The sequence above is a segment of the Streptomyces asoensis genome. Coding sequences within it:
- a CDS encoding carbohydrate ABC transporter permease, coding for MATPAAAGAPGAPAPPRSRKSVTGTRRTVAALFLLPALVLLGALVVYPIGYSVVRSFYDQSGDGFAGVDNYKALFTDDGIRTALKNNVIWVVFAPTVATVLGLIFAVLTERVRWGTAFKLVVFMPMAISMLAAGIIFRLVYDQDPDKGVANAVWVGVHDTFAESSAFPKAHPGRDSPLRAEDGGFVTRTPVRTGVPVALPLVGVAPDQMPGSAEKAAKARPEQGEITGTAWQDFTRGKGVGTLGAPDPSELGYAGMRIEAVKDGKVVASTKAADDGTFTLPAKADGALLRLPASNFKEAYNGLDWLGPSLVTPAIIGSYIWMWAGFAMVLIAAGLAGIPRELLEAARVDGANEWQVFRRVTVPLLAPVLAVVAVTLMINVLKVFDLVFIIAPGSSQDDANVLALELYRKGFSEDQPGIASAIAVFLLLLVIPVMWFNVRRLRREVRR